The following coding sequences are from one Elusimicrobium minutum Pei191 window:
- a CDS encoding Gfo/Idh/MocA family protein: MKEIKVGLLGCGFMGRAHMAGYQTIPLYYNNDFKIKFAGVCNRTLEKAEYFKEAFGFEYATSNPEDILNDPSIDVIDICTPNANHKNEILKALDNKKHIYCEKPVVVGEEEIKAVLSHPNLDKVTTQVVFNNRFYPAAIRAKQLIGEGRLGKIFSFRGVMLHNSSVDVLKPVSWRQTVEGNGGVVYDLSAHLSDMVYNLLGEFESVYTKNQIAHPVRKDKDGKDVKIEIEDATYSLVKLKNGAMGTMETTKIATGKNGNFKLEIHGEKGALALDLIDPNWLYFYDNTAPASPNGGMKGFTKIETMQRYGADCVFPPGNHTLGFLRAHVDCLHNFLTCVSKGAAANPSIKDGLYVQSVLEAMHKSAKTRTEAFVS, from the coding sequence ATGAAAGAAATAAAAGTTGGTTTATTAGGCTGTGGTTTTATGGGGCGCGCGCATATGGCGGGCTACCAAACAATACCCCTGTATTACAATAATGATTTTAAAATAAAGTTTGCGGGTGTTTGCAACAGAACGCTTGAAAAGGCCGAGTATTTTAAAGAGGCCTTTGGCTTTGAATACGCGACTTCAAACCCGGAAGATATTTTAAACGACCCTTCTATAGACGTTATTGATATTTGCACGCCAAACGCCAATCATAAAAATGAAATTTTAAAAGCATTAGACAATAAAAAACATATTTATTGCGAAAAGCCCGTTGTAGTGGGGGAAGAGGAAATTAAGGCCGTTCTTTCCCATCCTAATTTAGATAAAGTAACTACGCAGGTTGTTTTTAATAACCGTTTTTACCCCGCGGCTATACGCGCCAAACAATTAATTGGGGAAGGTCGTTTGGGCAAAATATTTTCTTTTAGAGGGGTTATGCTTCATAACAGTTCGGTTGACGTTTTAAAGCCTGTATCCTGGAGGCAGACGGTTGAGGGCAACGGCGGAGTGGTTTATGATTTAAGCGCGCATTTAAGCGACATGGTTTACAATCTTTTGGGCGAATTTGAAAGCGTTTACACTAAAAACCAAATAGCCCATCCCGTACGCAAGGATAAGGACGGCAAAGACGTTAAAATCGAAATTGAGGACGCCACCTACTCTTTAGTAAAACTTAAAAACGGTGCTATGGGCACAATGGAAACAACAAAAATAGCCACGGGTAAAAACGGCAATTTTAAGTTAGAAATACACGGGGAAAAAGGCGCTTTGGCGCTTGACCTTATTGATCCTAACTGGCTTTATTTTTACGATAATACGGCTCCTGCCTCCCCAAACGGCGGAATGAAGGGGTTTACAAAAATAGAAACCATGCAGCGCTATGGGGCGGATTGTGTTTTTCCTCCCGGCAACCACACTTTGGGCTTTTTGCGCGCGCATGTTGACTGTTTACATAACTTTTTAACCTGCGTAAGCAAAGGCGCCGCGGCAAATCCTTCAATTAAAGACGGGCTGTATGTTCAAAGCGTGCTTGAGGCCATGCATAAATCAGCCAAAACAAGAACAGAGGCTTTTGTTAGTTAA
- a CDS encoding pilin — translation MPCLNYLLYYLIYKFKGLFKQGLALIALPAVALNIGILAAIALPQYQNAVVKNRYTKLIILTKAIKDPQERLFLQQCSYGYGFYTV, via the coding sequence GTGCCGTGTTTAAATTATTTATTATATTACTTAATATATAAATTTAAAGGCCTTTTTAAACAAGGACTTGCATTAATAGCATTACCGGCAGTAGCGCTTAATATCGGTATTTTGGCGGCTATAGCTTTGCCTCAATACCAAAATGCTGTTGTAAAAAACAGATACACTAAACTTATAATACTTACAAAAGCTATAAAAGACCCGCAAGAAAGATTGTTTTTGCAGCAATGTTCTTACGGCTACGGATTTTACACAGTTTGA
- the leuS gene encoding leucine--tRNA ligase, with amino-acid sequence MTEINFQEIDKKQQKIWEDNNLFVTPRLPINPKFYCLDMFPYPSGQGLHVGHPEGYTASDILVRYKKMKGFDVIHPMGWDAFGLPAENYAIATGVHPAITTKNNIDNFRRQIKSLGMAYDWTREIDTTDPNYYRWTQWIFLQIFKKGLAYESTVPINWCPSCKTGLANEEVFNGNCERCGTKIESKNIRQWVLKITEYADRLLEDLEGLDWPESTLAMQRNWIGKSIGAEVDFEIDGHKENLKVFTTRPDTLFGATYMVVSPEHPILEQITMPEQKAAVKSYQEEAAAKTDFERGDVNKKTGVFTGAYAINPVNGKKIQIWTSDYVLMGYGTGAIMAVPAHDERDYEFAKKFGLEIIEVIKSDKGVEKEAFTGDGELVNSDFLNGMKVEQSKAAMIKFLEEKGVGGAKTTYRLRDWVFSRQRYWGEPIPIVHCPKCGVVPVPESELPVKLPEVTNYEPTGTGESPLANVPEWVNTVCPVCAGPAKRETNTMPQWAGSCWYYLRYLDPKNDKTFVNPEIERECDPVDCYIGGAEHAVLHLLYSRFWHKVLYDLGYVKYKEPYAKLRHQGMILAYSYRGEDGVYHGYDEVDLSDLQNPKLKTTGEKLNSMVEKMSKSKKNVINPDDILHKYGADAFRMYEMFMGPFEASKPWDMKGIEGVNRFLKRVYAWGESVETDEVFLSTKELDILRSKTIVKVSEDIEKFNFNTAVSALMIYFNDLSKIKGVPLKHFKTFLALLHPFAPHITEELWSRRKCGPFLVKTAWPEADIMLLRSEDMGLGIQVNGKVRGSITVNASASDDEIKAKAFEEPNVKKHMEGKALVKVIIVPKRMVNIVVK; translated from the coding sequence ATGACAGAGATAAATTTTCAAGAAATAGATAAAAAACAACAGAAAATCTGGGAAGATAACAACTTATTTGTTACTCCCCGCCTTCCCATAAATCCTAAGTTTTATTGCTTAGATATGTTCCCCTACCCGAGCGGACAGGGGCTTCATGTAGGCCATCCGGAAGGATACACAGCATCGGATATTCTTGTAAGATATAAAAAAATGAAAGGTTTTGACGTCATTCACCCCATGGGGTGGGATGCGTTCGGCCTTCCCGCCGAAAACTACGCCATCGCCACAGGCGTGCACCCCGCTATAACCACAAAAAATAATATTGATAATTTCAGAAGACAAATTAAATCTTTGGGTATGGCTTATGACTGGACCCGCGAGATTGACACAACCGACCCCAACTATTACAGATGGACGCAGTGGATATTCTTACAAATTTTTAAAAAGGGCCTTGCCTATGAAAGCACTGTGCCTATAAATTGGTGCCCGTCTTGTAAAACAGGTTTGGCTAATGAAGAAGTTTTTAACGGCAACTGCGAACGCTGCGGAACAAAAATAGAAAGCAAAAACATACGCCAGTGGGTTCTTAAAATTACCGAGTACGCCGACAGGCTTTTGGAAGATTTAGAAGGCCTTGACTGGCCGGAAAGCACGCTTGCCATGCAGCGTAATTGGATAGGCAAAAGCATCGGCGCGGAAGTTGATTTTGAAATTGACGGGCATAAAGAAAATCTTAAAGTTTTTACAACCAGGCCGGACACTTTGTTTGGCGCAACGTATATGGTTGTATCGCCCGAACATCCGATATTGGAACAAATTACAATGCCCGAACAAAAAGCCGCCGTTAAATCTTATCAGGAAGAGGCCGCAGCTAAAACTGATTTTGAACGCGGCGATGTCAATAAAAAAACAGGTGTTTTTACGGGAGCTTACGCCATTAACCCCGTAAACGGTAAAAAAATACAAATATGGACTTCAGACTATGTTTTAATGGGTTACGGAACCGGCGCAATTATGGCTGTTCCCGCCCATGACGAACGCGACTATGAGTTTGCCAAAAAATTCGGCCTTGAGATTATTGAAGTTATTAAAAGCGATAAAGGTGTGGAAAAGGAAGCCTTTACCGGTGACGGCGAATTGGTTAATTCGGACTTTTTAAACGGCATGAAAGTTGAGCAGTCCAAAGCGGCCATGATAAAATTTTTGGAAGAAAAAGGCGTTGGCGGAGCAAAAACCACATACCGCCTGCGTGACTGGGTTTTCAGCCGCCAAAGATACTGGGGCGAGCCTATTCCTATAGTTCATTGTCCCAAGTGCGGTGTTGTCCCCGTGCCGGAAAGCGAACTTCCCGTTAAACTGCCTGAAGTTACCAATTATGAACCTACAGGCACGGGCGAGTCTCCTTTGGCTAATGTGCCCGAATGGGTTAACACGGTTTGTCCTGTTTGCGCGGGGCCTGCCAAACGCGAAACAAATACCATGCCGCAATGGGCGGGAAGCTGCTGGTATTATTTAAGATATTTAGATCCTAAAAACGATAAAACTTTTGTTAACCCGGAAATTGAAAGAGAGTGTGACCCGGTTGACTGCTATATAGGCGGAGCGGAGCACGCTGTGTTACATTTGCTTTATTCTAGATTTTGGCACAAAGTGCTTTACGATTTGGGTTATGTTAAATATAAAGAACCTTATGCAAAACTTCGCCACCAGGGTATGATTTTGGCTTATTCCTACCGCGGCGAGGACGGCGTTTATCACGGATATGATGAAGTTGATTTGTCCGACCTGCAAAATCCGAAACTCAAAACCACGGGTGAAAAGTTAAACAGCATGGTTGAAAAAATGTCTAAATCTAAAAAGAACGTTATCAACCCTGACGATATTTTGCATAAATACGGTGCCGACGCTTTTAGAATGTATGAAATGTTTATGGGCCCGTTTGAGGCAAGCAAACCTTGGGATATGAAAGGCATTGAAGGTGTAAACAGGTTCTTAAAAAGGGTATACGCCTGGGGCGAAAGCGTTGAAACGGACGAAGTTTTCTTATCAACAAAGGAACTTGATATTTTAAGAAGCAAAACCATTGTAAAAGTAAGCGAGGATATTGAGAAGTTTAATTTTAATACAGCCGTTTCCGCGCTTATGATTTATTTTAATGACCTGTCTAAAATTAAAGGCGTTCCTTTAAAACACTTTAAAACATTTTTAGCGCTTTTGCATCCTTTTGCGCCGCATATAACGGAAGAGTTGTGGAGCAGGCGCAAGTGCGGCCCCTTCCTTGTTAAAACGGCTTGGCCGGAAGCGGACATTATGCTTTTGCGCTCGGAAGATATGGGTTTGGGCATTCAGGTTAACGGTAAAGTGCGCGGCAGTATAACCGTAAACGCTTCAGCGTCTGATGATGAGATAAAAGCAAAAGCTTTTGAAGAGCCCAATGTAAAAAAACATATGGAAGGCAAAGCTTTAGTTAAAGTAATAATCGTACCCAAAAGAATGGTTAATATAGTGGTTAAATAA
- the lptE gene encoding LPS assembly lipoprotein LptE encodes MKKVFLLISIAVILSACTDATYRPYQQIMPEHINKVAVRPFINKTQVFALEDKLTLRVTDEFLKNGYYQVVTENNSDGVVIGQITRYLMIPLQYDTQLIPTTYRMEIWLNVRFLDKKTDIVIWEEPALMSSYIYSAATLPGGMTEEQAREQIWDRLARDIVKRTTDGFGSVWSESRRSSQDNQEFTTITQ; translated from the coding sequence ATGAAAAAAGTATTTTTACTTATCTCTATAGCAGTTATTTTGTCCGCCTGTACAGACGCTACGTACAGACCGTATCAGCAAATTATGCCCGAGCATATTAATAAAGTAGCCGTGCGTCCTTTTATTAATAAAACACAGGTATTTGCTTTAGAAGATAAACTGACCTTAAGAGTAACAGACGAGTTTTTAAAAAACGGATATTACCAAGTTGTCACAGAAAATAATTCTGACGGCGTGGTAATAGGACAGATAACAAGATATTTAATGATTCCGCTCCAGTATGATACGCAGCTTATTCCAACAACCTACCGTATGGAGATATGGTTAAATGTAAGATTCTTAGATAAAAAGACAGATATTGTTATTTGGGAAGAACCCGCGTTAATGTCAAGTTATATTTATTCAGCAGCTACATTGCCCGGCGGTATGACGGAAGAACAGGCAAGGGAGCAGATTTGGGACAGGCTTGCCAGAGATATCGTAAAAAGAACTACGGATGGGTTCGGCTCTGTATGGAGCGAAAGCAGACGCAGTTCTCAAGACAATCAGGAATTTACCACAATCACACAATAA
- the holA gene encoding DNA polymerase III subunit delta, which yields MTVTDVNTLAKNLADGNISPVYFFTGEDVYRKSAMLERIVKKINADDFNVTKEDASKTDFGEILALANTAPVFSDRRIIFLNNIDKLKKDAQSALLNYLELPMHSTVLVLFHNDAKKLKTDASVKKAAEAVGTVIDFAELKGPALNAWIKNKFKEKGLSVEPEACELLIDMTGSDLAALESEIEKISLYKNMQGTATSADILECVGYSREENPFALSNAVLACDRKTALTLVGKLLGEGESPVSILNKISASVLKMTRIKRLVNAGYSNQEIVSSAGLMFWEGRLVSSARMFPSEQTMLKTLNKIIDADIALKTSSGHDPKVLLKGILLTMFSK from the coding sequence ATGACAGTTACAGACGTTAATACATTAGCCAAAAATTTAGCGGACGGAAACATCTCTCCCGTATATTTTTTCACGGGGGAGGATGTTTACCGCAAGTCAGCCATGCTTGAGCGCATTGTAAAAAAAATTAACGCAGATGATTTTAACGTAACTAAAGAAGACGCCTCCAAAACAGATTTTGGCGAAATACTAGCCCTCGCAAACACAGCTCCCGTTTTTTCGGACAGAAGAATAATTTTTTTAAATAATATAGATAAATTAAAAAAAGACGCGCAGTCGGCGCTTTTAAATTATTTAGAACTTCCCATGCATTCCACGGTGCTTGTTTTGTTCCATAACGACGCTAAAAAGTTAAAAACGGACGCTTCAGTAAAAAAAGCGGCCGAAGCGGTTGGAACTGTTATTGATTTTGCCGAGCTTAAAGGACCGGCTTTAAACGCGTGGATTAAAAATAAATTTAAAGAAAAAGGTTTAAGTGTTGAGCCTGAAGCGTGCGAACTTCTTATTGACATGACCGGTTCGGACTTGGCCGCCTTAGAAAGTGAAATTGAAAAAATTTCCCTTTATAAGAACATGCAGGGCACCGCCACAAGCGCGGATATTTTAGAGTGTGTGGGTTACAGCAGGGAGGAAAACCCTTTTGCGCTTTCCAACGCTGTTTTAGCGTGCGACAGGAAAACCGCCCTTACTCTTGTAGGGAAATTGCTTGGCGAAGGCGAATCACCCGTATCAATTTTAAATAAAATTTCCGCTTCTGTGCTTAAAATGACCCGTATTAAACGTTTGGTTAACGCGGGGTATTCAAATCAAGAAATAGTGTCATCCGCTGGGCTTATGTTTTGGGAAGGCAGGCTTGTTTCATCCGCCCGTATGTTCCCGTCTGAACAAACTATGCTAAAAACTTTAAATAAAATTATTGACGCCGACATCGCGCTCAAAACATCCTCAGGGCATGACCCTAAAGTGCTTTTAAAAGGAATATTGCTTACAATGTTTTCCAAATAA
- a CDS encoding type IV pilin protein, with the protein MEKGFTLIELLVVVLIIGILAAIALPQYNRAVLKSRYTQFQLMGKAIADAEERYYLENNVYTANPADLDIDIPASSEFHIGFDVRPNGEAALIIFSKDTSMVHIIYFDKATKFKGTKECRALPENANANAVCKTITGSPTPNGTGGPSYNAYVFK; encoded by the coding sequence ATGGAAAAAGGTTTTACATTAATAGAATTACTTGTAGTTGTCCTTATTATAGGCATTTTGGCCGCGATAGCTTTGCCGCAATATAACAGAGCCGTTTTAAAAAGCCGTTATACACAGTTTCAATTAATGGGTAAAGCCATAGCTGACGCTGAGGAAAGATATTATTTAGAAAATAACGTATACACGGCAAACCCAGCGGACCTGGACATTGATATCCCGGCAAGCAGTGAATTTCATATTGGTTTTGACGTTAGACCCAACGGAGAGGCAGCATTAATAATCTTTAGTAAAGACACCTCTATGGTTCACATAATTTATTTTGACAAAGCTACAAAATTTAAGGGAACAAAAGAATGCAGGGCATTACCGGAAAACGCTAATGCTAACGCAGTCTGTAAAACAATTACCGGTAGCCCAACACCAAACGGTACGGGCGGACCAAGTTACAACGCATACGTTTTTAAATAA
- the ychF gene encoding redox-regulated ATPase YchF — protein MEIGIVGLPNVGKSTLFNALTCAGAEASNYPFCTIEPNVGIVAIPDRRLDRLQQVFGPPKKTPAAIKFVDIAGIVEGASKGEGLGNKFLANIREVDAIIHVVRLFEDENVTHVMNSVDPLRDVEIIETELMLADLESVEKMLPRLESAARSGKKEAVAQLEIIKKIKKCLEDGNQVASLGLDKEELKEFQFLTAKPILYVGNNSETPNKENAAKLARYAQKNNAGFVELCVKFESDIAELSDEEKHAFLQDIGSEYTGLEKIVREGLKLLNLCTYFTAGTEVEVRSWLIPLGCAAPQAAGKIHTDFEKGFIRADVYTFEDIDKWESEKVLREKGLIRSEGKEYIVKDGDVCLFKVNA, from the coding sequence ATGGAAATAGGAATAGTAGGACTGCCTAACGTAGGCAAATCAACGCTTTTTAACGCTTTAACATGCGCGGGCGCGGAGGCAAGTAATTACCCCTTTTGTACAATTGAACCGAATGTCGGCATAGTTGCCATACCGGACCGCAGGCTTGACCGTTTACAACAGGTTTTCGGCCCGCCTAAAAAAACTCCCGCGGCTATTAAATTTGTTGATATTGCGGGTATTGTTGAAGGCGCCAGCAAAGGCGAAGGTTTGGGAAATAAATTTTTAGCAAATATCCGCGAAGTTGACGCTATTATCCATGTCGTAAGGCTTTTTGAAGATGAAAATGTTACGCATGTCATGAACTCTGTTGATCCTTTGCGCGATGTTGAAATTATTGAAACTGAGCTTATGCTTGCCGATTTGGAAAGCGTTGAAAAAATGCTTCCCCGTCTTGAAAGCGCGGCCAGAAGCGGCAAAAAAGAAGCTGTTGCCCAGCTTGAAATAATTAAAAAAATTAAAAAATGTTTGGAAGACGGCAATCAGGTAGCTTCGCTCGGACTTGATAAAGAAGAGTTAAAGGAATTTCAATTTTTAACCGCAAAACCCATTCTTTATGTGGGCAATAATTCCGAAACTCCCAATAAAGAAAATGCCGCTAAACTTGCCCGGTACGCGCAAAAAAATAACGCCGGGTTTGTGGAACTTTGCGTTAAATTTGAGTCTGACATAGCTGAATTATCCGATGAGGAAAAACACGCTTTCTTGCAAGATATAGGCAGCGAATACACGGGGCTTGAAAAAATTGTGCGCGAAGGTTTAAAACTTCTTAACCTTTGCACCTATTTTACGGCCGGTACGGAAGTTGAGGTAAGAAGCTGGCTTATTCCCTTGGGCTGCGCCGCGCCACAGGCGGCGGGTAAAATTCATACTGATTTTGAAAAGGGCTTTATCCGAGCCGATGTATACACCTTTGAAGATATTGATAAATGGGAGTCTGAAAAAGTGCTTAGGGAAAAGGGCCTCATACGCTCGGAAGGCAAAGAATATATTGTAAAAGACGGAGACGTTTGTTTATTTAAAGTTAACGCATAA